Proteins from a single region of Myxococcales bacterium:
- a CDS encoding HDOD domain-containing protein gives MSRDQDLLKQLSRTRNLPTLPQVVHLALTHLDVNRNGALDVAAVIAEDPAMTARVLKVANSVLFNPSTDRVVSASDAIARVGFDEVRRIVITIGVIDGFKKAKCNFNYVRYWQHCIATGLLAEIVAGASPVASSEPAFPITEYFPAGLLHDIGVLPMATALKQRYTRLIDQCAAKEEALEVMEKKRFGVTHAEIGGNIVETWRIAEAIGQGAKYHDDPEAAPLPSRTFVRVIHVADWLANSFDFGLLESICNPARLDPVWCKLALSETDIPQIHESFTSALEESRLLGLLSSIK, from the coding sequence GTGTCACGTGATCAGGATCTACTAAAACAGTTATCACGGACCCGCAATCTCCCTACGCTCCCTCAGGTCGTACACCTCGCTCTCACGCACCTCGACGTGAACCGCAACGGTGCGCTGGATGTCGCGGCTGTCATTGCCGAAGATCCCGCGATGACAGCCCGGGTTCTCAAGGTCGCAAACAGTGTCCTCTTCAATCCGAGCACGGATCGCGTCGTTTCGGCCAGCGATGCGATTGCGCGGGTGGGTTTCGACGAAGTTCGGCGCATCGTGATCACCATCGGTGTGATCGACGGTTTCAAGAAAGCCAAATGCAATTTTAACTACGTCCGCTACTGGCAGCATTGCATTGCAACCGGACTGCTCGCGGAGATCGTCGCAGGAGCTTCTCCTGTGGCGAGTTCCGAGCCCGCGTTTCCGATCACAGAATACTTTCCGGCCGGTCTGTTGCACGATATCGGGGTGCTCCCGATGGCGACCGCCCTGAAACAGCGATACACGCGACTGATCGACCAATGCGCTGCCAAAGAGGAGGCGCTCGAGGTGATGGAGAAGAAGCGCTTCGGAGTCACACATGCGGAGATCGGAGGCAACATCGTAGAAACCTGGCGGATTGCCGAGGCAATAGGCCAGGGGGCAAAGTATCACGACGATCCCGAGGCGGCTCCCCTTCCCTCTCGCACCTTCGTCCGGGTGATCCACGTGGCGGATTGGCTCGCCAACTCGTTCGACTTTGGATTGCTGGAGTCGATTTGCAATCCGGCGCGACTGGATCCGGTCTGGTGCAAACTCGCGCTCTCTGAAACCGACATTCCCCAGATCCACGAGAGTTTCACGTCGGCCCTCGAGGAGTCGAGGCTGCTCGGGCTACTCAGTTCGATCAAGTGA